The region TGAAAACTAACCTGACCCCCTCAAAAGAAGACAATAAAAAACTTCCTCCAAAAACTCTTAGAGAAAAACATGTAAGAAACCTTGCTAGGCGCAACTCACTCTCCTTCATCTATCCCCTCCTCCAAAGATGGTGGTCCATACAAGACAATAGACTGTAGAAGACAGTAGACTGTAGAAGAGGATCAGTGTGATTAGCATGTTGTCTCCCCAGATTAGCAGCTAGCCGCCTGATGTGGTTACGTCAGGCTAACTGTGCTGACCGACCAGGCCAGGCTAAAGCTGATTAGCCCAGTTTGTGACCAGCCGTGGCTAGGTGAGAAGCTAACCTACATTCTATATacagcatggagagagagcacaagGGAACCTTCACCACTGCTGGTCCGCACACCACACATCATTCTGTGGACATGAAGGAGccgggaaggggagagagagagagattgagagagagagagagagagagagagagagagagagagagagagagagagagagggagctactGGAATATTCCATCGCTAAGCCAACCGTCAGGTGGTATTAGAGCTCTGGTTCGTTTACCTCTCATCTGCCCTGCCTTGGCCCTGTTTGCCCGTCTCCGTGGCAACATTATGGGATGTCAGGAGGCCAACACCAAGACATTTGAGGTCAGAAGACATGAATAGCTAGGCCAGGCTAAGCTGGAATGAGTCAGAGTATTGAGGCCATGTTATTGTGTCCGCTGGTCTACCTACAGAGCGGGCTGTGGCTTGGCTGCAGGCATGGACACTACAGGCCGGGGGCTCAGggactttctcctcctcttccggcTCCAGCTTTTTGTGCTTCATCACTGCCCCCTACTGGCCGGCCTGCTCCCGGACCGGCTGCTCTGTCCTGCaatgctctgtctgtctctgccctgctcctctctgctctttcccttcgctctgctctctctttctctcactcctcaCCCATCTctatctgcttctctctctcttttttgtctcTCCTCCAAACTGAGACAGCCTCAAGACTCAGGCCCAGGTCAAAGTTAGCCTCACCCTATTGTACCTTCAAACCCAGAACCAAAGAAATGACCCACATCCAACATGACAGGAGGTCAGGATccgaccctcctctctctctctctctctctctctctctctctctctctctctctctctctctctctctctctctctctctctctctctctctctctctctctctctctctctctctctctctctctctctctctctctctctctctctctctctctcctcgggtCTGTTAGCCAgcgctgtgtgtgactgtacctGTCCACCAGCACTGGGTGGGACTCACAGCTCATTCCTCCACAGTTCAGCTTCTCGTTCGTCGAGACGCACTCCGTGCAAGCGGTCAGGCTCCGCCCCCGCTCCGCGGTCGGCTGGGCCGACGAGACGCTGGAGGAGAACGAGGAGTGTGACTCCAAGACCACGCCCATCATCTCGTCCGAGGGGACGTACCCCTGGAACATCGACGGAGACTTGCTAGACGTGCCAAACGAACTGCTGATCAggtatgacctctgacccctaaccctaacctgaccCCTACACCCACATGGACTCTTAACAGTAAAGCTCATCCATAGGTGTGTCATGAAATgttatgtatgtctgtgtttttgtttatctgcgtgagtgtgtgtgtttatgtttttgtgcatacgtgtatgtgtgtggatctgcgtgtgtacgtgcaaacatgcatgtctttgtgtgtgtgtgtcctctccaggGTCCATCCACGGCTACTGACGCTgtatggagaggaggtggaggaggctgaTGAATCACCGGTCAAATGTAGCTGTATCTGAGCCTGCCTCACATGTGTGGAGTATGTATCTGAGCCTGCCTCACATGTGGAGTATGTATCTGAGCCTGCCTCACATGTGGAGTATGTATCTGAGCCTGCCTCACATGTGTGGAGTATGTATCTGAGCGTGCCTCACATGTGGAGTATGTATCTGAGCCTGCCTCACATGTGGAGTATGTATCTGAGCCTGCCTCACATGTGGAGTATGTATCTGAGCCTGACTCACATGTGGAGTATGTATCTGAGCCTGCATCACATGTGGAGTATGTATCTGAGCCTGCCTCACATGTGTGGAGTATGTATCTGAGCGTGCCTCACATGTGGAGTATGTATCTGAGCCTGCCTCACGTGTGGAGTATGTATCTGAGCCTGCCTCACGTGTGGAGTATGTATCTGAGCCTGCCTCACATGTGGAGTATGTATCTGAGCGTGCCTCACATGTGGAGTATGTATCTGAGCCTGCCTCACATGTGGAGTATGTATCTGAGCCTGCCTCACATGTGGAGTATGTATCTGAGCCTGCCTCACATGTGTGGAGTATGTATCTGAGCGTGCCTCACATGTGGAGTATAGATGCTAAATATGGGCGGCTGGGCAGCTGGAACAAACTGGGAACTTGCTAGACCTTCTCTAACCTATCCTACTCTACCCTGATCTCACACTCTCTATCCTACACTATTCTGACCTACTCTATTCTACTTTACTCAGACCtattcaaataaaaatgtatttgtatagccctttttacacgcaagcatgtcacagagggcttcacatacgcccatagaactgcccctcaaccaacctaaatccTATTCTACTCGACTCTACTGTGACTCTACTGTGACTTACTCTGACTGCATATCTGCTAAAGCTTGACCTGAGATGCAGGTCTGGAAAAGTCTTCTCTCAGACATCAGCTGCCTGCTTTCAAACCGCTAtcctcctaaacacacacatacccctctctctctcgcacacacactgccctagcaacaaccccacacacccccacacacctccacacacccccacacacctccacacacccccacacacctccacacacatctGGGCGTCTGTCTGTGGAGGGAGCCAGGTGTTGGACAGGCCCCCTGACTGTGGCATCTGCCCAGACAGCTGGCTAGTGAGGCTGAACACCCGGACCCAGGAACAGCCTCTGCTCTTCTAGAAGGTTCTAACCCTCCGACAAACCCCTGAAGAACACAACAATGAATGTCACACCACCGAAATCACTGGCATGAcacctttttttaaatagaaAAAAAGAGACTTTTATATAAAAGCAAAAAACATCATGATACATTCCAGTGCAGAATTACATAATTACATAAATTAAGACCAAAGGAAATGTGTTGACCGAAACGATTGTCAAAGTTGAAACTCCAAACCTAtttatgaataaaaaaaaaaaacattttcattttaGAAGCTCCGGCATGTTCCTCCTTGCTTCTGTTCAGCCTGACTTCTTGGTCACTATGTTTGAATCCCTGAAAGCCAAGTGTGCAagcagactgaacacacacacacaccagcagaagcgtgtgtgtgcttgtgtgtgtgttgagcgtgcAAAGAGTGTTTTATTAAGAGAAGTAAGAACTCAATGAACCTTGTTTTACAGAACAGTGATATGCTTgttgtttttcaaaccttttcaGTTCTGTATTTGTGTGGCACCTTTCCCTGTTCCTTCAATATTCTATATTCATATATACactacacacctacagacacatgTGTACGCACACACCCCTGGCCCCACAGTGCATGTCCATGTATGTCCTTGCCATGTAGAGAAGCATCAACAGTACATCAGTCCTTGAACAGCAGGCACAAGCGACATGGGAAGCCTCAATCTCCCCCCTCGGACACATCCCAGAACTCCACAACGGAATGTGACGGAgtgtttagagagagagaacgttctGGAAGGTCCAGACAACTCAGAACCTGGCTCAGTCCATCCCCGGCTCCAGTGGTCGAATGTCTGTCCGTCCATCTGTCCTGCCGACCTCATCGTCTGCTCTGGTCGCCGGGGCAGATGATGTCACGGG is a window of Osmerus eperlanus unplaced genomic scaffold, fOsmEpe2.1 SCAFFOLD_316, whole genome shotgun sequence DNA encoding:
- the LOC134015563 gene encoding ceramide kinase-like protein, whose translation is MTQRQMGKIQCVCVEEEGEWKTLQGLYLNISIMAIPCLCSMAPRGLAPNTRLANGSMALITAGNTSRSEFVKHLKRYNSVSNQFSFSFVETHSVQAVRLRPRSAVGWADETLEENEECDSKTTPIISSEGTYPWNIDGDLLDVPNELLIRVHPRLLTLYGEEVEEADESPVKCSCI